The sequence GTATGTCATTATAATGAAACCAGTTGTGCCACAATGTGATTTTTGACCTTCCTACCGAAACGCCAGGACTCCCTTGTTCCCCTTTGTATCCATTTGGCCCACGTGGGCCCTGGCAGAGGAAAGGAAACCACCattaaattttcttttcttagtgCTGAATTTACCATGTATGAATTCAACAAGGTGGATTAGGTGAATATTCCTTTACCTCAACTCCTGGTGAACCTGGCACCCCTGGACTCCCTCTAATGCCAGGGATACCCTTAAATTGAACACAGATAGGATGGGAGATACACACACTTGGTTAAACTTTTCTATGTCTTCAGCTTAGTGAATGTTCTCTGAGGGACTTTAGGCCAGGGGCTGgactcttttttctctttttgttcatGCTGTAGAACATGTGGTTTACTTTTGGATGGTTTTCATCACCCAAAatcaccactgtgctgccactATTGCTAtagtcagatttttttaaatattttacccattggaaaaataagtaaatatgcTTATTTACCAGTATGATTTTACCACAGCATCCTGATGCAGTCCTGACCACATAGCATTATCAAGCTGAAATGGTCATGACCTATTGGATGCATCAACTGAAAGGGTTTTGGAGTTGTCTCAGATGCAGATGTGGGCGGTtatgttctgtatgtttgtatattgAACTATTTAGTACTCACAGGCTTACCATCAGCACCAGCAGGACCAGGCTGACCAGGTTTGCCAGTGCTTCCTTGTTCCCCCTGAAGAAAATCGAATGAGGTAATTTAATCATGGgtaaccaaaacaaaatcatttatacATATTTGTCAATCTTGCAACCTTAAAGCATcatgaatgaattaattcaAAACATCTTTGGTAATAATATATTTCCACAGAGTGTTGATTTCATTCATCTATAAACCATGCTGAGTAAGCTAGTTTATCTAATGTAAGATGCTCTTTAGCACTACGTGGGGTTATAAGGAACATCTGCAACCCAGGAACAGTCCCAGCATTTTGGCTTTATTAGTGAATGTAGTAAAAGCAGAGCAGTGACCTTATAAATACAAAGCAGGTTTTATTAACAGTTTTGTTGATGAGGTTATGTCTATCTGAGGTCCTTGTATTAAAGCTTTTATGACACGGGGTGCTATTAGTTGGTTGTTAACCTGTGATCAATACAGACACAGATGTAGGTTTATTTCCTagtttggtcattttccattgtAATCTGTGTTTATCTTAAGCAGTGGTctggtttgttttaaacaaacagcacaatgCAACAGGGTCTTACAAGACTAACCATAACTTGCCTAAGTGGAGAAAAAGAGTCTGtgtaatataatttttaaaCTGTACATTTTCACCAGGTCAATGtgtttaaaagataaaagtgCTTAACTGTTGAACATAACACTGTTTCTGCCATGAAGAACTTTACAGGGTATAATGACTTTTTATCACTGACCTGGTAAAGTGCAAATTCATGTGCTCATCACATAATTATCCAACAAAGCATGTATTGTAGACATCATCTGGGAATTCAACATGCACTTCCTCAAGGCTATGAAAGAGAAAGGCTGTCTCTGTCTCCCAAACAGAAGCCATTTAGTCTCTTAGTTGTTCCTAAGTTTACACACAAACCAGCATTGTTAAAAATTAAgctatttttctcttttttaatctCACGGGACCAGTTCTGTTTAAAGTTTATATTTAATCTACTGTTTGAACACCAGGGAAATGGAAAGGGCAGGGTTCTGTGCTGAAGAAGAACAGTCTGTTCTAATAGCCAAGTGCATTTATTGTGGCCTGGTTTTCAGTGTGGCAATATTTTCCTATTAGATACATtgtatactgtaaaaaaaaaactgcctgacagaagttaaagaaaaagaaaagcacttaaataaataaatacataaatcaaataaagaaagaaaaaagataaactGACCTTTATTCCTGAAGGTCCAGGGGGTCCAGGAGGACAGGCACACGGCTCTTGAGTTGGCTCAATGTAATCAGCACTGTTGGAGCACTGTAACGAACAAACATAGCTGACATGGTGTCCACAGTACAATGTCCAGATGATGTATCCATCTCTTTCATTTGTAGCTAAACTTTGAttatttatgttcttttttaaacaaattaataataataataataacagtttattttttatatgtattttgtgCCTTAAATTATAGTATATTTCAAACTCCAAACATAACTGgcttaaataaaatgatataaagcagagaaaagcaacaattGAGGAAATGACCCAAACATTCATAAATGCATTAATAAggatatatttaaatattcttttttttatcatttcttctGATCAGCTAATGAAATGAGCAAGTTATTAGCTGATCAACTGTTCAGCTCTAGTCATCTGGCATACAATTGGTATTTCTTATTGCTCTGATATATGTACatcaaaaaacataaaccacaacagcagtttttatttgtaacacaaataaaagcCCAGATAACAAAATATAACCTACTCTCTTCAATATGAACCTCTATTTGAATATAGGAAAGTCTAACAAGTACACTGTAAGCTGTAATCTTTCTGTGTTGAAATGGGGCCTTCATTCAAATCAAAACTGATAACTTGGAGATTCCATTGCAAATGTAtccctgaaaaacacacatagagAGGAGAGAAGCGGTGGTACTTGGCAAGCTCTTGTAATTTTAGGCTTCTCATCTTGTctcttttgatatttttatccaacagcttcacattaaaaacagtaatttGGCACCAGTTTTGTGGTTATAGCAGTTTCCAAGCCAAGATAATATGGGCCACTGCTTCACAAACACAGTTAGAGCCAgcagacaataaaaaatatactgttCGCAAAATGTTTGAAGCTTAGCCATGGATCCTCCTCCAACAAAATATTATCTGCATGAACAGatgtgagtttaaaatgaatatgcTGAGTTTATACTTTCACTGCACAACACTACAAGACACAGCAGGTGATGAATTAAAAATCTAGAAAGCACAAATGTATGCCATGCAGTATAAAGCGTGGAAGTAAttgatgatgaaatgaaatattgcaCAGTGCATTTTGGACTAGAAACATCTTTAGTTTGACAAAGAGAGAAGCAGTTCAGAAGAAGTTACTGTTGCTTttggactgaaaaacaaagtgGTGAGCCAAGCAGACTCTGTTACTTACAACTCCAGGTATTTCACATGCAGTCTCTCGATTATTCTGCTCTGGGTCACAGTAGATGCGAAGTTTCTGAAtttcaaactaaacaaaattagAAGAAGTTcttgttaaaaacacaaactccacTGTTGGAGACTCCAAACAAGCTAACAAAACTAACTAATTGTAATATGGGGGTAATTTCGCAACATTTAGCCcagttttatcagtgtttttccaGTAATGAATAGAAATTGCTAATGCAGAGTTGTTAAAAGAAAGATAAGTGCCCTCCTTGGCAACTGAGCAGCTACATGTTGCCAGACCTCCCTCAGTGTTTGAAAGTTTTCTGCAGCTTCTAttatttggtgttttgatgatgtTGGTGGGAAAATGACTCCAGGACGTCACATCAACTGTTTCACAAGTTACCATGTGAACAGAAAATATGATCCAGGTGTATGATCTATAATTTTCCAACCTCATGAAAACATGAGATCTACTGTATGTATGACTGAAGGCATATATGAATCTAAAGTGTTAATTATaacagtgtttatatgtgtaacCATGATAAGAATGCCTGGTCTGATCTGATGGTTCATTGTAATGTTACTTAAAATTGCATTGTGGTTCAATCACAGTATATGCACTTTTAGGATCCAATtataaaaatctgtttccaaTTACAAGTGTGGTTTTCCAGAAATGATACTTACATAAGTACATTCACTTTGTTAAATGGCTTTAAACTTCATGATCCTTATAATATTGGGTCAGTACATATGATGCATTCATTGCCAAGTTGTGGTTCATGTTAATCAGCGCAGCTATAATGATGTGTCAAAATACTGGCTATCATAGGAGATGTAACAGTCAGGATTGaattatgttctttttttgtttttaaacaaagaaCTTTCTACATAGAATTGTCTCCGAACATTTCTTACATCATAATGCTGTAAATCAGAGTTTTCTTTCTATTGTCTACAACTTTATTAttgcataaaaatgttgtattatgtttgcagctttgtgtttttgcatcagTGTTCAAGAAGCTGCAGATCAAATTACCAGAAAGCACAGTTATGATTTATTACAAATACAGCAATGTTGGCCCAAATTGCACcaataaaacaaagattaataAGACTTTGTGAAGAAAAGGCCTCATTATTGCCAAGGATTAAAAGCAACAATAAACTGTGCAGTTTAAAAGATATATCAGTACTGAATTTACTCAGCTACTGGTTAAACAAACTGCTCCCCCTTCCTAGCTGATGTGCTACGTGATTACTTCTCTGGGAACcaaacaatatttatattttgaaaataggGTTGCTGATGCCGATAAACTTACTGGCACTGTTGTTTCCTTTCTTACATATTTTCCAACTTGAGTTTTTCCATTGATGAAAATACCAAGAGGGGGCTCCAAGGACAGAGTTTCTATTTCCAGGTCATCAACATAAAGAGTAACATCCTCCTCTGTGACCAGCAGCCGCAGCTGGTGCCATTTTTCATCAAACAGCTTTTTATGTAATCGAAAGAGAACAGGAAAAAGTCATTAGTCATTAATACAAAAGTACACAGTGGGGCTGTTCTGATGAAGACAAGAACCacaaacaaaatagaaaacaataaaaggAAAAGGGTGTAAAATATTGAATAACCCAAGAAGGTTGCCATCATCACGGTGGCCATCAACTTTAAAACAAGGTgcaattccctgtctagagtcagtgtttggtttgtccattccaGGTTACTGTAGAAACCTGGCAGTGATGCCTCCGTGAAAGGAGAACTGATGcttatttcaattttaaaagGCTTATTCTAAGATCTAAGAAAATGCAgcggttggtattttccagtgatcaCATACTAATGACAACATAGTAGTGAATATGATAATCCATTTCTGTTAAATATTACACATCACacctttttaaataataatacataatgtACAGTGTTACTTTACCCTGGATGACTGTTGTGAAAATGTAACCGTTTGAGTTCCACTTGGTGCATCACTGGTTGTGGTGAATCCGACGGTGCCGTCCAGTCCATTCAGAGTCACTGCCATCTGAGGTTTCCCATCACGTGTCTGTATTCTCCACAAATCCCACTCTTCTCTAGTCACTGATCCTTTATACCTCAGTGTGGCCACAAAAACATATGATGGAGGCAGGCCATCAGGAAAAAGGTTTCTGAatgaacagatgaaaaaaaaggaGGCAGTCAGTTTTGAATGTGGTGACgctgaagaaaaaataaaagccagatGATTACCGTGTAGCTTCACTCAAGTCAACACGAGGTGTCACTTCATAGGCCTTAGCACCATAAAATGCTCCTTGGGTCTTCTTTGCTTTTTTGGccaaatttaaatgtaaaagtatATCAAAACCTTTCTCATCTCGGGAATTTACAGGAATTCTTGCTGGACAAACAGTctctgaaacagacacacagtgaaagtgaaaaacaaatacagggACAAATATAATAACAGAATAATGGAGAGAGGAATGAATGGAGTAATCTGAGGTGAAGAGACACCATTGTTACTGTCATTCTATCTGTACAGCTCCAGCTCCATTGATCAGCAGTCACTTACCTTCACACAGTTTCTGTCGTATGACCTGTATGATCCTTGAAATAGCTTTGTAGTCCTCAACAGAGAAAACATAAGTTGAAAATGGCTTGTTAGCAATATCCCTCAGCTCAGCTTCTTCTGTCTCTGACCCAACACCAATTGCAAACAGAATTACTCCTTTTTTCCTTgcttcctctgctgctttcaaaACCTCATCTTGAGACTTCCCATCTGTGAGGACAACAGCAATTCTGGAAATGCCTAGTGGGCTGCGCTCAGAGAGGCCAAACAGTTTGTCTGTAGCAAACTTGATGGCTGTGCCTGTCCTTGTGTTTCCCCCCATGTACTCAATGGATTCCATTGCTTTGATAAGGTCTTTGTTAGAGGAGTACTTCCCCAGAGGTATTTCTAAAACAGGGTCATCGCTGTACTGGACAACTCCAACCTGGGTAAACTTCTGTCCAATGTTGAAGCTTGTCGTTATGTTGACAAGCCATCGCTTTACTATTTCAAAATTGACATCTTCAACACTCCACGAGCCGTCTAGAATAAAGACCAAATCACATGGTGCGGTCCTACAGCCTGaagcagaaaagaaataaacaattaacaaataattatttcaatAAATCATATCTAGTGTGTTGAAATAGCTTTGTTTTAGCACATAAAATCACCTTTGCCTATTGTTTGCATTAGATCGTTATTCATTTATGGTAAACAAGCACaacaaaatgtgagaaaatgaagacagaagTGTGCTTACTTCTTATGTCTTCATCTTGAGCACTGCTAAACAAATGGAGAAGCATGAAACACAGGCATCTTAAGGCACAATGTAGGGATGTTGCTTTGTGACCCATTATGCAGAAGTATCAAGTTCCAATTGTGCACCTACAGGAAAAGGGAAAACATGCTATGTATtgcagggaaaaagaaaaggacaatGCAAGCATTTGTGACCTGTGGTCCCTGTCTCAATCTTGTCTTGACAGAAGTTACTGTATCAGACTTGTTTTGCATTACTAAGATGTTTTGTTGCCATTTATTCTGGCTCTTCTTAGATTTTAGAGTGTAATACCTTTAGTCATATGTCAAGGATGTTGGCTATGCTGCCAAGCTCTGCAAAACATGAATTGGAACCTTGTATGAATTGGCAGCCCTTGTGCATTGAGGTCACACTGTCTCTCTGCATAATGCAACAACATCCAACATACTTTAAGTGTTACATGAAGGAGATCTGACTCGGCACTACAAGAATAATTATGATTCATAATTAGCAGCAGGTGGCACATTCACACTTTATTTGCTTTTACATTAATTAAGTTAGTTTGTGACTCAACAATTTAAATTTTGATTGTCATATTAATGGTTCAGTATAAAGCTTTTCATTAAGCAGGAATTGGACACGTtgatttccatttgttttctatAGACATTATTACAATTGAATGTGCACGTGCTGATTCAGGTGCATCCCAGCAAACAACACTCTGTGCATTGCACTTTGGTCAATTCAAGCACAGGACAGACAGGAGAGTCCATCTACTATCCATTGTCACTGAAATCTACAAAaatcaagaaagaaagaaaatacaattgaaaaataatgaagaaaaatgctCACCAACTCCTCTGAGCAAGAACAAAACAATTCAGCTACTTATGCTTCAATCAGAACATCCAGCAAATaagatgcattttttaaatctacattattatattattctgCATTACTATTCATTATTCTactattgtaaaataaaattcatatgGTGGACATATTAGCAAATAATTGCTTTGATATACAGGAAATAACACAAGTACACATTTGGATTCATTTTACTGCCCACCTTGCTAATGTAAGTCCAATATTCAACcttttttgctctgtttttggtctctaccaaaACCTGAACAAAACTATTTGGAGGATAAAACACTAAATACAATTTTCTTCCCACCAACTAGTCACTaactttgttttcttgctgtacTGGACAGGTAGCATttttcagctgaaaacagctgcctgctgtgagTGGAAAAAAAGGTTAAAGAGAGCAACATAGTGAACTCAAACAGCTGAATGGTAAAAAGCTCTGTAGAGGTGATGAGAACCACAGAGATGGGTGATCTTTCTCTGGGTTAGTCACTACAATTTTACATTATACAGTTATTTGATTAACTTTTAcctataaaaatgattaaagcagcattttaaaggAAACACTATTAATTTACTGGTAGAGACCTGTGA is a genomic window of Mastacembelus armatus chromosome 15, fMasArm1.2, whole genome shotgun sequence containing:
- the col21a1 gene encoding collagen alpha-1(XXI) chain isoform X1, producing MGHKATSLHCALRCLCFMLLHLFSSAQDEDIRSCRTAPCDLVFILDGSWSVEDVNFEIVKRWLVNITTSFNIGQKFTQVGVVQYSDDPVLEIPLGKYSSNKDLIKAMESIEYMGGNTRTGTAIKFATDKLFGLSERSPLGISRIAVVLTDGKSQDEVLKAAEEARKKGVILFAIGVGSETEEAELRDIANKPFSTYVFSVEDYKAISRIIQVIRQKLCEETVCPARIPVNSRDEKGFDILLHLNLAKKAKKTQGAFYGAKAYEVTPRVDLSEATRNLFPDGLPPSYVFVATLRYKGSVTREEWDLWRIQTRDGKPQMAVTLNGLDGTVGFTTTSDAPSGTQTVTFSQQSSRLFDEKWHQLRLLVTEEDVTLYVDDLEIETLSLEPPLGIFINGKTQVGKYVRKETTVPFEIQKLRIYCDPEQNNRETACEIPGVCSNSADYIEPTQEPCACPPGPPGPSGIKGEQGSTGKPGQPGPAGADGKPGIPGIRGSPGVPGSPGVEGPRGPNGYKGEQGSPGVSGERGMPGLPGPPGPPGEKGLIGPPGIVGLPGKTGQMGEKGNMGPPGPSGYPGKPGVPGRDGKVGFPGMPGQKGETGGSGIPGVDGREGHPGMPGLPGIAGLEGQKGEAGLPGPRGFKGSTGPPGEMGLPGAPGLKGPIGPKGSKGESGSPGIQGAPGPVGTAGEPGTAGQPGYPGMPGLKGSKGQRGNPGENGDMGLKGEKGDNGWPGVHGSPGPVGLKGEKGTTGDAGPRGQEGQAGQPGQPGQSGLPGPQGLRGDTGPPGPPGPEGRSASEMSDNHIRQICRDILQSELPLLLLRNQQSRCTRCQSQPGSPGLPGPMGPQGLRGFPGLSGSRGQPGVPGRPGQPGLNGLKGEPGYNGEKGSPGRTTVGDQGPPGPPGPMGPQGYSKPGHPGKPGPPGQNGADGKSGNPGIPGDPGVCDPSMCYGGMMRRDPYSKGPQY
- the col21a1 gene encoding collagen alpha-1(XXI) chain isoform X2, which codes for MGHKATSLHCALRCLCFMLLHLFSSAQDEDIRSCRTAPCDLVFILDGSWSVEDVNFEIVKRWLVNITTSFNIGQKFTQVGVVQYSDDPVLEIPLGKYSSNKDLIKAMESIEYMGGNTRTGTAIKFATDKLFGLSERSPLGISRIAVVLTDGKSQDEVLKAAEEARKKGVILFAIGVGSETEEAELRDIANKPFSTYVFSVEDYKAISRIIQVIRQKLCEETVCPARIPVNSRDEKGFDILLHLNLAKKAKKTQGAFYGAKAYEVTPRVDLSEATRNLFPDGLPPSYVFVATLRYKGSVTREEWDLWRIQTRDGKPQMAVTLNGLDGTVGFTTTSDAPSGTQTVTFSQQSSRLFDEKWHQLRLLVTEEDVTLYVDDLEIETLSLEPPLGIFINGKTQVGKYVRKETTVPFEIQKLRIYCDPEQNNRETACEIPGVCSNSADYIEPTQEPCACPPGPPGPSGIKGEQGSTGKPGQPGPAGADGKPGIPGIRGSPGVPGSPGVEGPRGPNGYKGEQGSPGVSGERGMPGLPGPPGPPGEKGLIGPPGIVGLPGKTGQMGEKGNMGPPGPSGYPGKPGVPGRDGKVGFPGMPGQKGETGGSGIPGVDGREGHPGMPGLPGIAGLEGQKGEAGLPGPRGFKGSTGPPGEMGLPGAPGLKGPIGPKGSKGESGSPGIQGAPGPVGTAGEPGTAGQPGYPGMPGLKGSKGQRGNPGENGDMGLKGEKGDNGWPGVHGSPGPVGLKGEGQQGTQGREVKKVKLDSLDSRVSQDYQVPKGCGGTPVLLGHLDLKEDLQAKCRTITFDKFAETSFSLSCRYCC